A window of Ruminococcus champanellensis 18P13 = JCM 17042 contains these coding sequences:
- a CDS encoding 3-hydroxyacyl-CoA dehydrogenase family protein, whose amino-acid sequence MKLGIAGFGKMGQDIFNLLFDKLREDRFVILEPYNTEKHAANLQKQLDRKHRRGLLTEQQLADRKQAVTFTADPGDFAGCDLVLEAIPEALAAKQALFARLAQIVPADCLLLTNTSSLPVADIFAPVQDLSRCTGMHFFYPVRLTGFVELNLLPETSAKTAEAVAALVQRIGKEPLPLEGAYHMYLNQILSCAVAHGFVLLEQYGVSPAQLDKALSGLMPTAPVFEILDSVGVGLMGADPGRFRIPRNAGLLAYGHTAMKQLLDAGCSPAPLSFLDYAAAHMPDTSGDASRATADMTALLLNEMAHALGAYNGDRALFARAMQETLGLAQTPKELYQAYGAETLSSVLDRFYQTTGFASYQPAGAQVWDTIFSEV is encoded by the coding sequence ATGAAGCTGGGCATTGCCGGATTCGGCAAAATGGGGCAGGATATTTTCAACCTGCTCTTTGACAAGCTCCGAGAGGATCGGTTTGTGATCCTGGAGCCATACAACACGGAAAAACATGCCGCCAACCTACAGAAGCAGCTGGATCGGAAGCATCGGCGAGGGCTGCTGACGGAGCAGCAGCTTGCAGACCGGAAACAGGCTGTCACCTTTACGGCAGATCCCGGAGACTTTGCCGGCTGCGATCTGGTACTGGAAGCCATCCCGGAGGCGCTTGCCGCCAAGCAGGCGCTGTTCGCCAGACTGGCGCAGATCGTCCCGGCGGACTGCCTGCTGCTGACCAATACCTCCTCCCTGCCGGTGGCGGACATTTTCGCCCCGGTGCAGGATCTGTCCCGGTGTACCGGCATGCACTTTTTCTACCCGGTGCGGCTCACCGGCTTTGTGGAGCTGAACCTGCTGCCGGAAACCAGTGCAAAAACCGCTGAAGCCGTTGCCGCATTGGTACAGCGCATCGGCAAGGAACCACTGCCCCTGGAGGGCGCCTACCACATGTATCTCAACCAGATCCTGTCCTGTGCCGTTGCCCATGGCTTTGTGCTACTGGAGCAATACGGGGTCAGCCCGGCGCAGTTAGACAAAGCGCTGTCCGGTCTGATGCCCACCGCACCTGTGTTCGAGATCCTGGACAGCGTGGGGGTAGGGCTTATGGGAGCAGACCCCGGTCGGTTCCGGATTCCCCGGAACGCCGGGCTGCTGGCATACGGTCATACCGCTATGAAGCAGCTGCTGGATGCGGGATGCTCCCCTGCGCCCCTGTCCTTCCTGGACTATGCAGCAGCCCACATGCCGGACACATCCGGGGATGCTTCCCGGGCGACGGCAGATATGACCGCTTTGCTGCTGAACGAAATGGCACACGCTCTGGGGGCATACAACGGGGATCGGGCGCTGTTCGCTCGTGCTATGCAGGAAACATTGGGACTGGCACAGACCCCAAAAGAACTGTATCAGGCATACGGAGCGGAGACGCTTTCCTCCGTTCTGGATCGTTTTTACCAAACCACAGGCTTTGCATCCTACCAGCCTGCCGGAGCGCAGGTCTGGGATACTATTTTTTCTGAGGTGTAA
- a CDS encoding beta-ketoacyl-[acyl-carrier-protein] synthase family protein, which produces MNRVVITGLGAVTAIGNTVPEYWKNLIAGKGGISPITRISTEEHDTKVAAQVPDSFEAEASRYWKKRQLSATTRATRTGLASTGEAVADSGIDFTACDRSRVAVIYGVIDNSLEDAELDKPLNITLRKMPSELPAMVSIKYGLTGAAFNVSTACASSAYAMALAKQMIEAGMYDTVIVGGVSNTVTHSVIKGFNQLLAMSVNPDPKTACRPFTRDRDGFIMGEGAGTLILESEQTAKARGARIYCTLAGAHMDSEAYNMTAPKTDGAGMAQTMAAALENAGLQPEHLDYINAHGTSTNLNDLYETMAVKSLLGERAKQVPVSSIKAAIGHTLAAGGALEAIACVKALETGMLPPTLHYDIPDPALDLDYIPNTARAQRIRTALSNSFGFGGHNASLVFCKYE; this is translated from the coding sequence ATGAATCGAGTTGTGATTACCGGGCTGGGCGCAGTCACCGCAATCGGCAATACCGTCCCGGAATACTGGAAGAATCTGATCGCCGGCAAGGGCGGCATCAGCCCCATTACCCGGATCTCCACAGAGGAGCATGACACCAAGGTCGCTGCCCAGGTGCCGGATTCCTTTGAAGCAGAAGCATCCCGCTACTGGAAAAAACGCCAGCTAAGCGCCACCACCCGCGCCACCCGTACCGGACTCGCCAGTACCGGAGAAGCGGTTGCAGACAGCGGCATAGACTTTACTGCCTGTGACCGCTCCAGGGTGGCTGTGATCTACGGGGTCATTGACAATTCTCTGGAGGATGCAGAGCTGGACAAGCCTTTGAACATCACCCTGCGGAAAATGCCCAGTGAGCTGCCTGCCATGGTATCCATCAAGTATGGGCTCACCGGTGCCGCATTCAATGTAAGCACCGCCTGCGCCTCCTCTGCGTACGCCATGGCGCTTGCCAAGCAGATGATTGAAGCGGGCATGTACGACACGGTGATCGTAGGGGGCGTTTCCAACACGGTTACCCACTCCGTCATCAAGGGCTTCAACCAGCTCCTCGCCATGTCCGTGAACCCGGATCCTAAAACCGCCTGCCGCCCCTTCACCCGGGATCGGGACGGCTTTATTATGGGGGAAGGTGCCGGTACTCTGATCCTGGAATCGGAGCAGACTGCAAAGGCACGGGGTGCCCGGATCTACTGTACCCTGGCAGGGGCGCATATGGACAGCGAGGCTTACAACATGACGGCTCCGAAAACCGACGGCGCCGGCATGGCACAGACCATGGCTGCCGCCCTGGAAAACGCCGGCTTACAGCCGGAGCATCTGGACTATATCAACGCCCACGGCACCTCCACCAACCTGAACGACCTGTATGAAACCATGGCGGTCAAGTCTCTGTTGGGAGAGCGGGCAAAGCAGGTGCCCGTGTCCTCCATCAAGGCAGCCATCGGCCACACCCTGGCGGCAGGGGGCGCCCTGGAAGCCATTGCCTGCGTCAAAGCCCTCGAAACCGGCATGCTGCCCCCCACCCTGCACTACGACATTCCGGATCCTGCACTGGATCTGGACTACATCCCCAACACTGCACGAGCACAGCGCATCCGCACCGCCCTGTCCAACTCCTTCGGCTTCGGCGGTCACAACGCTTCCCTGGTGTTCTGCAAATACGAATAA
- a CDS encoding dienelactone hydrolase family protein, which yields MKWAIRDLLNPVVTRSMIFGANPFDIEYILKKIDGIKVMSGKQIQSVWLGEWAEKIHKYTDLARQAADSGHRISARAYYKLAAQCHYACYMINTEDIDKKTEIYDGLAHAYSQYTGYCDHKVEYVEIPTKEGVLPAYLHFPDDGSQGPYPCVITYSGIGSCKEELEMLAEPLLERGVAVLTPDMPGAGAAVIHNGIKCGGPMLEAAFDGIYAFLANRADLDADRIGNFGLCMGGGYAFRASAKYPETKCCVSLFPLLMHFADQGSIPVWMKRGRWSSFQYADNYLEGMKQIEEGTVGCDFLMAYSDDDNWMDTEASLRLFDKATGYKEKIYISEKPAYVSEETIMHAMPVGEQFHWVKHLAADFLADRLTERK from the coding sequence ATGAAATGGGCCATCAGAGATTTGCTGAACCCGGTGGTGACACGCTCCATGATATTCGGAGCAAACCCCTTTGATATTGAATACATCCTCAAGAAGATCGACGGCATCAAGGTGATGAGCGGCAAACAGATCCAGAGCGTATGGCTGGGGGAATGGGCGGAAAAGATCCACAAATACACCGACCTTGCCCGGCAGGCTGCGGACAGCGGTCACCGGATCTCCGCCCGGGCATACTACAAGCTGGCGGCACAGTGCCACTATGCCTGCTACATGATCAACACCGAGGACATTGACAAAAAAACCGAGATCTACGATGGTCTGGCACATGCCTACAGCCAGTACACCGGCTACTGTGACCACAAGGTGGAATATGTGGAGATCCCCACCAAGGAAGGGGTACTGCCTGCATACCTGCACTTCCCGGACGATGGCAGCCAGGGTCCCTACCCCTGCGTCATCACCTATTCCGGCATCGGCAGTTGCAAGGAAGAGCTGGAAATGCTGGCAGAGCCGTTGCTGGAACGGGGCGTGGCGGTGCTGACGCCGGACATGCCCGGCGCCGGAGCAGCCGTGATCCACAACGGGATCAAGTGCGGCGGCCCCATGCTGGAGGCTGCCTTTGATGGCATCTACGCCTTCCTGGCAAATCGGGCAGACCTGGATGCTGACCGGATCGGCAACTTTGGTCTGTGTATGGGGGGCGGCTATGCCTTCCGTGCCTCCGCCAAGTATCCGGAAACAAAATGCTGCGTCAGCCTGTTCCCGCTGTTGATGCACTTTGCGGATCAAGGCTCCATTCCGGTATGGATGAAACGGGGCAGGTGGTCCTCCTTCCAGTATGCAGACAACTATCTGGAGGGTATGAAGCAGATCGAGGAGGGCACGGTCGGCTGTGATTTCCTGATGGCGTACAGCGACGACGACAACTGGATGGACACGGAAGCCTCCCTGCGGCTGTTTGACAAGGCCACCGGCTATAAGGAGAAGATCTACATTTCCGAAAAGCCTGCTTATGTATCCGAGGAAACCATCATGCATGCCATGCCCGTGGGAGAGCAGTTCCACTGGGTCAAGCATCTGGCAGCAGATTTTCTGGCGGATCGTCTAACGGAAAGGAAGTAA
- a CDS encoding class I adenylate-forming enzyme family protein, translated as MRKTFFDYYGKYAAETPDKVLLRIDENTLTYREFMEMTARLGSGMQKLGIKPNDKVGIIMPNSIEWYLVYWSAIRIGAQPVPMDPQSGSLELSRLIPATTVKICFLAERYRNNRIIDAVSALVPGQLSQDKCICFAPQEALPADPVFITEDTFLRDYCGMECAPFTPEPEHTMSLACTSGSTGTPKVLAVPYEGFLISQEDMGSHLHFTAGDVMMLGMTLYHQGGFGMGLQMTLKGGTVLYQPQFNPVTFLETVQKYHISVIQLTSTLAKVLLSTPDFDKYDLSSVRVCYFAGEVLPKELADIFVHRLGIRVINVIGSSETATMVVWDSQLDGDTDPSDFKKLPFTDVKVLDENRNEVNEGETGELCVFTDAVITEYFGNPELSAEKILRDEQGRRWFCTGDLVTKLPGGAVRFAGRSKRIIKRGGNLVHAEEVEACLLTHPDIAAAAVTDEPHPVIGQQIVAYIQPKGDARITRGALAHYFDGKLSAYKIPDKVVLVEEIPKDIGKIQFKYLRKKEYK; from the coding sequence ATGCGCAAGACATTTTTTGATTACTACGGCAAGTACGCAGCAGAAACCCCGGATAAAGTGCTGCTGCGGATCGATGAAAACACCCTGACCTACCGGGAGTTTATGGAGATGACCGCCCGGCTTGGCTCTGGCATGCAGAAGCTGGGGATAAAGCCCAACGACAAGGTGGGCATCATTATGCCCAACAGCATCGAATGGTACCTGGTATACTGGTCTGCCATCCGCATCGGGGCGCAGCCTGTGCCCATGGATCCCCAGAGCGGCAGTCTGGAGCTGTCCCGTCTGATCCCTGCCACCACTGTGAAGATCTGCTTCCTGGCGGAGAGATACCGGAACAACCGGATCATTGACGCAGTCAGCGCCCTGGTACCCGGACAGCTTTCCCAGGACAAGTGTATTTGCTTTGCTCCCCAGGAGGCGCTGCCGGCGGATCCGGTATTCATCACCGAGGACACCTTCCTGCGGGACTACTGCGGCATGGAATGCGCCCCCTTTACCCCGGAACCGGAACACACCATGTCCCTGGCATGCACCTCCGGCAGCACCGGCACCCCCAAGGTACTGGCTGTGCCCTATGAGGGCTTCCTGATCTCCCAGGAGGATATGGGCTCCCACCTGCACTTTACCGCCGGGGACGTAATGATGCTGGGCATGACCCTGTACCACCAGGGGGGCTTTGGCATGGGGCTGCAAATGACCCTCAAGGGGGGCACCGTGCTGTACCAGCCCCAGTTCAACCCGGTCACATTCCTGGAAACCGTCCAGAAATACCACATCAGCGTGATCCAGCTCACCTCCACCCTGGCAAAGGTGCTGCTGTCCACCCCGGATTTTGACAAGTACGATCTGTCCAGCGTCCGGGTATGCTACTTTGCCGGAGAGGTGCTGCCCAAGGAATTGGCAGACATCTTCGTACACCGACTGGGCATCCGGGTCATCAATGTGATCGGCTCCTCCGAGACCGCCACCATGGTGGTGTGGGATTCCCAGTTGGACGGGGATACGGATCCCAGTGACTTCAAGAAGCTGCCCTTTACGGACGTGAAGGTGCTGGACGAGAACCGGAACGAGGTCAACGAAGGGGAAACCGGCGAGCTGTGCGTGTTTACGGATGCGGTCATCACCGAATATTTCGGCAATCCGGAGCTGTCCGCTGAAAAGATCCTCCGGGACGAACAGGGCAGACGCTGGTTCTGCACCGGAGATCTGGTGACAAAGCTGCCCGGCGGCGCAGTGCGCTTTGCCGGCAGAAGCAAGCGGATCATCAAGCGGGGCGGCAACCTGGTGCATGCGGAGGAAGTGGAAGCATGCCTGCTGACCCATCCGGACATTGCCGCTGCCGCTGTTACCGATGAACCCCACCCGGTAATCGGGCAGCAGATCGTGGCATACATCCAGCCGAAGGGGGATGCCCGGATCACCCGGGGCGCCCTTGCCCACTACTTTGACGGCAAGCTGTCCGCCTACAAGATCCCTGACAAGGTGGTTCTGGTGGAGGAGATTCCCAAGGACATCGGCAAAATTCAGTTTAAGTATCTGAGAAAAAAGGAGTACAAATAA
- a CDS encoding acyl carrier protein, with the protein MNNLNWDEFKQHISDYVGVDAAEITESTDVYDDLYLDSLGLFGLGSHITETYQLNIPLSLVASISTVGEIFHLLNDKGTPIGG; encoded by the coding sequence ATGAACAATCTGAACTGGGACGAATTCAAGCAGCACATTTCCGACTACGTTGGAGTGGATGCCGCTGAGATCACCGAAAGCACCGACGTGTATGACGACCTGTATCTGGACTCCCTGGGGCTGTTCGGTCTGGGCTCCCACATTACGGAAACCTATCAGCTGAACATTCCCCTGTCCCTGGTGGCATCCATCAGCACCGTTGGGGAGATTTTTCACCTGCTGAACGATAAGGGCACCCCCATCGGAGGCTGA